The following are encoded in a window of Brevibacillus sp. DP1.3A genomic DNA:
- a CDS encoding ABC transporter permease codes for MGRGIWFGISIAIFLLAWEAGCRFLGVPPFILPPPSAVVVSLWDLRTSLVGIHLWATLKEVLLGLSISIVFGISLAFAMIRSRIVERLVYPYIVISQTIPLIALSPVFILWFGYDLSGKIAVTILFTFFPIVVNTYDGLRSTDKEMLQLLKTMGATNGQIFTKLQLPSSLPHFFSGLKVAATYSVAGATIGEWLGASEGLGYFGRRASGNFQAPALFASVLLLSILGMLLFWLVGRVERHFSPHMKTKGEQQ; via the coding sequence ATGGGGAGAGGCATTTGGTTTGGCATCTCCATCGCCATTTTTCTCCTGGCATGGGAAGCTGGTTGTCGCTTCCTCGGAGTGCCGCCATTCATTTTACCGCCGCCTAGCGCTGTGGTCGTATCGTTGTGGGATTTACGCACCTCTTTAGTAGGCATACATCTTTGGGCGACGTTAAAGGAAGTGTTACTGGGGCTATCGATCTCGATTGTGTTTGGAATCTCCCTTGCATTTGCGATGATTCGCAGTCGGATTGTGGAGCGCTTGGTCTATCCGTATATCGTCATCTCCCAAACGATCCCCCTTATAGCATTATCACCCGTATTTATTTTGTGGTTCGGGTATGATTTATCTGGAAAAATTGCTGTAACGATTCTGTTTACTTTCTTTCCGATCGTCGTCAACACGTATGATGGACTTCGCTCAACGGACAAGGAAATGCTCCAGCTGTTAAAAACAATGGGGGCAACGAACGGACAAATTTTCACCAAGCTGCAACTCCCGTCGAGCTTACCCCATTTCTTCAGTGGTCTCAAAGTGGCAGCTACTTACAGCGTGGCTGGGGCGACGATTGGGGAATGGTTGGGAGCGAGCGAGGGTCTCGGGTACTTTGGCAGACGGGCATCTGGCAATTTTCAGGCTCCTGCGTTGTTTGCCTCGGTCCTGTTGCTCTCGATTCTCGGCATGCTGCTGTTTTGGCTGGTTGGACGAGTCGAACGTCATTTTTCCCCGCATATGAAAACTAAAGGAGAACAACAATGA